One Gloeothece verrucosa PCC 7822 DNA window includes the following coding sequences:
- a CDS encoding NACHT domain-containing protein, whose product MGKRSLKASTRGTQIAKEAFEKKGWTQEQLAEAVGLSSRQSVWKFFTGRPIERHLFKEMCFQLDLTWEEIADLPQGEKPSTQEDQSINDLGVEGCVNLLRLQLHEQIQTQCNTLQSPIALTQPLLEQIYILTRIIPQPSNQRWLEVSDFQDSNASFERPILSHLNQEAVSGMDIIAQYERLMILGKPGAGKTTFVQYIALQSIGGYYRPDLVPFFFQLRTWSAEIPEEDNFNLLTIILRLGRRYNLSDEQTMTLLEEGKFLLLLDGLDEVSEEETEMIFQEVNQFLLTYYKNPIIITSRTGFQKYYFQGFTYVELADFNQNQIENFVHKWFVATANELSEGQKKAQQFLEQLALPYNQPIRELCVTPILLNLLCSVFKERANFPTKRAKLYQAGLDILLLRWDQARGIHRDQIYRYLALSDKIKLLSQIAAKTFEEGNYFFESSELLPIIEDYLRNLPNANLDVEILWLNSEAVLKSIEFQHGLLIERARDVYSFSHLSFQEYLTARKITLTSPGECLKQELEKLANHTTDYRWREVILLTASMLPKADFLIEKMKEKINCMLQKNAGLQEFLSIIQEKVQNLNLPYGLSATRAFYFTLLQNRDFNLAISLDKKFVSLKNFDASLDLDYSLARAFTDSINLVNQPDRKKFINLSLSLDLESKFALEPNFKQSLKQLKELLPDPEQGKENIQMWWQTEGKNWVQQFRQILFKYRQIGYDWQLSAEQKEAAQQYYRANEFLIECLNSDCQVSSTLRKNIEENILLPI is encoded by the coding sequence ATGGGAAAGCGATCGCTGAAAGCCTCAACCCGAGGAACACAAATAGCCAAAGAAGCCTTTGAAAAAAAAGGATGGACTCAAGAGCAACTCGCTGAAGCGGTCGGACTCTCCAGTCGCCAGTCCGTCTGGAAATTTTTTACCGGTAGGCCCATCGAACGTCATTTGTTTAAGGAAATGTGTTTTCAATTAGACCTCACTTGGGAAGAAATTGCTGATTTACCCCAAGGAGAAAAGCCCTCTACTCAAGAAGATCAAAGCATCAATGACTTGGGTGTAGAAGGCTGTGTCAATCTTTTGCGCTTACAGCTTCATGAACAAATTCAAACCCAATGCAATACGCTACAATCTCCGATTGCTCTAACCCAACCCTTATTAGAACAAATTTACATTCTGACCAGAATTATTCCACAGCCGTCTAATCAGCGATGGTTGGAAGTCTCCGATTTTCAAGATTCGAATGCGAGTTTTGAACGACCAATCTTGAGCCATCTCAATCAAGAGGCTGTCTCGGGCATGGATATTATTGCTCAATATGAACGACTGATGATTTTAGGAAAACCCGGAGCCGGGAAAACGACGTTTGTGCAATATATAGCCCTTCAATCCATCGGCGGCTACTATAGACCCGATTTAGTGCCTTTTTTCTTTCAATTGCGAACCTGGTCCGCAGAAATCCCCGAAGAAGATAACTTTAATTTGCTCACTATCATTCTTCGTTTGGGCAGGCGCTACAATCTGAGCGATGAACAAACCATGACTTTACTCGAAGAGGGAAAATTTTTGCTCCTGTTGGATGGCTTAGATGAAGTTTCTGAGGAAGAAACTGAGATGATTTTCCAAGAAGTCAATCAATTTTTGCTGACTTATTATAAAAATCCCATTATTATTACTTCTAGAACGGGATTTCAAAAATATTATTTCCAAGGATTTACTTATGTAGAATTAGCCGATTTTAATCAGAATCAGATTGAAAATTTTGTTCATAAATGGTTCGTCGCTACAGCCAATGAACTATCAGAAGGACAAAAAAAAGCTCAACAATTTCTTGAACAATTAGCTCTCCCTTATAATCAACCGATCAGAGAATTATGTGTCACGCCAATTTTACTCAATTTGCTTTGTTCAGTGTTTAAAGAAAGAGCAAATTTCCCGACAAAACGAGCCAAACTTTATCAAGCAGGTTTAGACATTTTACTGCTCCGTTGGGACCAAGCGAGAGGGATTCATAGAGATCAAATTTATCGCTATCTGGCTTTATCAGATAAAATAAAATTGCTCAGTCAAATAGCGGCTAAGACTTTTGAAGAAGGCAATTATTTTTTTGAAAGCAGTGAACTTTTACCCATCATTGAAGATTATTTAAGAAATTTACCTAATGCTAATCTGGATGTGGAAATCCTATGGTTAAATAGCGAGGCAGTGCTAAAATCGATTGAATTTCAGCATGGCTTGTTAATAGAACGAGCCAGAGATGTTTATTCTTTTTCCCATTTAAGTTTTCAAGAGTATCTAACCGCGAGAAAAATTACTCTAACCTCACCGGGCGAATGTTTAAAACAAGAATTAGAAAAACTGGCTAATCATACCACTGATTATCGGTGGCGAGAAGTGATTTTATTAACCGCTAGTATGCTTCCTAAAGCAGATTTTTTAATAGAAAAAATGAAAGAAAAAATTAATTGTATGTTACAAAAAAATGCCGGTTTACAAGAATTTTTAAGCATCATTCAAGAAAAAGTTCAAAATCTTAATTTACCCTATGGATTATCAGCCACTCGAGCTTTTTATTTTACCTTGCTGCAAAATCGAGATTTTAATTTAGCGATTTCCCTAGATAAAAAGTTCGTGAGCTTAAAAAATTTTGATGCCTCTTTAGACTTAGATTATAGCCTCGCTCGTGCTTTTACTGATAGTATTAATCTCGTTAACCAACCTGATAGAAAAAAATTTATTAATCTGAGTTTGAGCTTAGATTTAGAAAGTAAATTTGCTTTAGAGCCAAATTTTAAACAGTCTTTAAAGCAACTGAAAGAGCTATTACCCGATCCCGAACAAGGTAAAGAAAACATTCAAATGTGGTGGCAAACAGAGGGAAAAAACTGGGTTCAACAGTTCCGTCAAATTCTTTTCAAATACCGTCAAATAGGCTATGATTGGCAATTAAGTGCGGAACAAAAAGAAGCCGCTCAACAGTATTATCGTGCTAATGAGTTTCTCATTGAATGTCTCAACAGTGATTGCCAGGTGAGTTCTACACTTCGGAAAAATATTGAAGAAAATATCTTGTTGCCAATTTGA
- a CDS encoding response regulator — protein MNILIVEDEPEIAQLIRETLERENFTCHIARTGLQALEFFGQLQPDVIVLDIMLPELDGLEVCTRIRQKPGTKDPYILMLTARGEEIDRIIGLSTGADDYLVKPFSPIELVARVRALLRRSLRHGGQPNQVYRTNHFSVDLDQHLATRQLDNEESELLDLTTLEFNLLSTFMSYPGRVWSRTQLIDKLWGNDFFGDERVVDTHIRRLRKKIEPDPANPSFIKTVIGVGYKFEDD, from the coding sequence ATGAATATTCTGATTGTAGAAGATGAACCCGAAATTGCTCAACTGATCCGAGAAACTCTAGAAAGAGAAAATTTTACCTGTCACATCGCTAGGACCGGATTACAAGCTTTAGAATTTTTCGGACAACTACAACCCGATGTGATCGTTTTAGATATTATGCTACCGGAATTAGACGGGTTAGAAGTTTGTACCCGCATCCGTCAAAAACCTGGGACAAAAGACCCTTATATTTTAATGCTAACAGCCAGAGGAGAAGAGATTGATCGCATTATTGGATTATCAACCGGTGCCGATGATTATCTCGTTAAACCCTTTAGTCCTATCGAATTAGTGGCAAGAGTTAGGGCATTACTACGCCGCAGCTTACGTCATGGAGGACAACCTAATCAAGTTTATCGAACCAACCATTTTAGCGTTGATTTAGATCAGCATCTTGCCACTCGACAGCTAGACAATGAAGAATCAGAACTTTTAGACTTAACAACCCTAGAATTTAATCTACTTTCTACATTTATGAGTTATCCTGGAAGAGTCTGGAGCCGTACTCAGTTAATTGATAAACTCTGGGGAAATGATTTTTTTGGGGATGAAAGAGTGGTAGATACTCATATTCGTCGATTACGCAAAAAAATTGAGCCTGATCCAGCCAATCCAAGTTTTATAAAAACAGTTATTGGTGTTGGATACAAATTTGAAGATGACTAA
- a CDS encoding AAA family ATPase → MTTATIDKTTEHKFLANPEAEELILGGILFDHRAIAKVENILSPEHFYVRAHATIYETALELYRSGLPTDLMTVEHRLREKGVLEQIGGISRLATLIERTVSAANIDSYARNIVRKHWEKRELQSLSHKINDWVEDPNYSPAQIAELIIHQAQALTIASGDKSLISRAIARIKQILKIPDLTELEQNGKLEQLREELKINPYQWQKNFVEAAKKELRGETEKARLRLEILAYIQTLDPYEKMLLKGHICSHYRLSKADLNHLVQQTEKELETTEQFDFSFEEFLNTGTSALNWVVPGILPAGETVILAALAKTGKTLLATDIAYSVLSGDRVLGEYPGVKGKVLLVTSDESPNSTRRRLRAKGFDLLANCNDLRILTKLDINDLSPLDKALGEHQPVLVIIDSLTSITDNLGVSEKDPEFARSIYHLKNLIGSYGASGILVHHENKCPDAKGINQVSGSARIVAATWGVWQLKAVNPDDEQDPRRWLKVKPREGQAVCHILKLNPKDLWASSTIFDYVGEFGDENGEKRTQGQRVLDLLARFAPHGLDYSEIDGYLNIGRSLYTVLDRLEDRQLITKQRSQLNPRRWLYCLPTTGDDDNGGGTPPVPDTPPFTECLCDHEAISVEHSEPHITSSAGTTNNGNVAPYAANLSQEAPNDQVEETNSNELDDNQTVETQPSKPAPLFEIGQKVERYIPTYDLTQKGLTIEGRVFRVFEWVYLLNDLAATWVYERYLKPTLVDDNKGG, encoded by the coding sequence ATGACAACAGCAACCATTGATAAAACAACAGAGCATAAATTTTTAGCAAATCCCGAAGCCGAAGAACTAATATTAGGTGGAATTTTGTTCGACCATCGCGCGATCGCCAAAGTCGAAAATATTTTATCACCAGAACATTTTTACGTTCGCGCCCACGCTACTATTTACGAAACAGCATTAGAACTTTACAGGTCGGGCTTACCAACAGATTTGATGACTGTTGAGCATCGGTTACGGGAAAAGGGCGTTTTAGAACAAATTGGCGGAATTTCTCGGTTAGCAACGTTAATTGAGCGAACCGTATCGGCAGCTAACATAGACAGCTATGCTCGAAATATTGTCAGAAAGCATTGGGAAAAGCGGGAATTACAATCACTCTCTCACAAAATTAATGACTGGGTAGAAGACCCTAATTATTCCCCCGCTCAGATCGCTGAACTGATTATTCATCAAGCCCAGGCTCTTACCATTGCTTCAGGGGACAAGTCACTCATATCAAGAGCGATCGCACGAATCAAACAGATCCTCAAGATCCCTGATTTAACTGAACTTGAGCAGAATGGAAAGCTCGAACAACTCAGGGAAGAACTAAAGATCAACCCCTACCAATGGCAAAAGAACTTTGTCGAAGCCGCTAAAAAAGAGCTTCGGGGTGAGACTGAGAAAGCTCGGCTTCGGCTAGAAATTTTGGCTTATATCCAAACCCTGGACCCGTATGAGAAAATGTTGCTCAAGGGGCACATCTGTAGCCACTACCGCCTCTCTAAAGCTGACCTAAACCATCTGGTACAACAAACCGAAAAAGAATTAGAGACAACTGAGCAATTTGATTTCAGTTTTGAGGAGTTCTTGAATACTGGGACATCCGCCCTAAATTGGGTGGTTCCGGGCATATTACCGGCAGGGGAAACCGTTATCTTAGCCGCTCTAGCCAAAACCGGCAAAACTCTATTAGCCACTGATATAGCCTATTCCGTCCTAAGTGGCGATCGTGTCTTGGGAGAGTATCCCGGCGTTAAGGGTAAAGTCCTGTTGGTAACTTCTGACGAGTCGCCGAACTCGACAAGAAGACGCTTGAGAGCCAAAGGCTTTGACTTACTGGCTAACTGTAACGATCTGCGGATTCTAACAAAGCTAGACATCAATGACTTATCGCCCCTGGACAAAGCACTGGGAGAGCATCAACCGGTGTTGGTAATTATTGATTCATTGACTAGCATTACCGATAATTTAGGAGTATCGGAAAAAGACCCAGAGTTTGCTCGTTCGATTTATCATTTGAAAAACTTAATCGGTAGCTATGGAGCATCAGGAATATTAGTACATCATGAGAACAAGTGTCCGGATGCTAAGGGAATCAACCAAGTTTCAGGAAGTGCGAGAATTGTAGCGGCGACTTGGGGCGTGTGGCAATTGAAAGCCGTTAACCCTGACGATGAACAAGATCCTCGTCGTTGGCTGAAGGTTAAGCCGCGTGAAGGTCAAGCGGTTTGTCATATTCTCAAGCTTAATCCCAAGGATTTATGGGCATCTAGCACCATATTTGATTATGTTGGCGAATTCGGTGACGAGAACGGCGAGAAACGAACTCAGGGTCAGCGAGTGCTTGATTTACTAGCTCGGTTTGCGCCGCATGGGTTGGATTACAGTGAGATAGATGGTTATCTCAATATTGGGCGATCCCTTTATACAGTCCTGGATCGTTTAGAGGATCGTCAATTGATCACTAAACAGCGTTCTCAACTTAACCCCAGGCGTTGGCTGTATTGTTTGCCGACTACTGGGGATGATGATAACGGTGGTGGTACTCCTCCGGTACCGGATACTCCGCCCTTTACTGAATGCCTCTGTGATCATGAGGCGATCTCTGTTGAACACTCAGAACCACATATTACCAGCAGCGCTGGCACAACTAATAATGGTAATGTGGCACCCTATGCAGCTAATTTATCTCAGGAGGCTCCTAACGATCAAGTTGAAGAAACTAATTCAAATGAATTAGATGATAACCAGACAGTAGAAACCCAACCATCTAAACCGGCTCCCCTGTTTGAAATTGGTCAAAAAGTGGAGCGTTACATTCCGACTTATGATTTAACACAAAAAGGGCTAACAATTGAGGGGCGAGTCTTTCGGGTTTTTGAATGGGTTTACTTGCTTAATGATCTAGCCGCTACTTGGGTTTATGAACGGTATTTAAAGCCAACTTTAGTTGATGATAATAAAGGTGGTTAA
- a CDS encoding sensor histidine kinase codes for MFKFSLGTRLFFSHLLVMTVGLGSFIIMAKVFSPRMFIVRLEQMERNGLVRGITSRTFLIKGFETAWNSSAFWSVIFGATTAGGLSYLVSKRIVKPLKQMKTITKKFASGDLNERVPESDIPELNQLAISFNRMANGLEDVEKRRRELISDLTHELRTPLTVVRGYLEQLSDYSIEPSTELYLKLVKETRRLERLTYDLQELSKAEAGYLVINIQPLYLYTLLQSLIEKFSDQLMDEGPVLALDCPADLPPVLADIDRTEQILVNLLGNALRYTEKGNILLKAWLEKDRIWIAVIDTGIGISQEDLPFVFERFWRADRSRSRYSGGSGIGLAIVRRLVELQNGQIEVESELGKGTIFRFCLPVA; via the coding sequence ATGTTTAAATTCAGTTTAGGAACTCGCTTATTTTTTTCTCATCTATTAGTGATGACGGTGGGATTAGGCAGTTTTATTATTATGGCTAAAGTCTTCTCACCTAGAATGTTTATCGTCCGTCTTGAACAGATGGAAAGAAACGGATTAGTTCGTGGTATTACTAGCCGCACTTTCCTCATTAAAGGATTTGAGACAGCCTGGAATAGTAGTGCTTTTTGGTCAGTTATTTTCGGGGCAACAACCGCAGGAGGATTAAGTTATTTGGTATCCAAACGCATTGTTAAACCCTTAAAACAGATGAAAACCATTACCAAAAAATTTGCCTCGGGCGATTTAAATGAAAGAGTGCCGGAAAGCGATATTCCCGAATTAAATCAATTAGCTATTAGTTTTAATCGCATGGCGAATGGATTAGAAGATGTGGAAAAACGCCGCCGAGAATTAATTAGCGACCTCACTCATGAATTACGAACCCCTTTAACCGTAGTCAGAGGCTATTTAGAACAATTATCAGATTACTCCATTGAACCCTCAACAGAACTTTATTTAAAGTTGGTTAAAGAAACGCGAAGATTAGAAAGATTAACCTATGATTTACAAGAACTTTCCAAAGCCGAAGCCGGCTATTTAGTTATTAATATTCAACCCCTATATCTCTACACTTTATTACAATCTTTGATCGAAAAATTTTCCGATCAATTAATGGATGAAGGACCGGTTTTAGCCCTAGACTGTCCGGCTGATTTACCACCGGTTTTAGCCGATATAGACCGCACAGAACAAATTTTAGTAAACTTATTAGGAAATGCCCTACGCTACACCGAAAAAGGCAATATTCTCCTCAAAGCTTGGTTAGAAAAAGACAGAATTTGGATAGCCGTTATCGATACCGGTATAGGCATTTCACAAGAAGATTTACCGTTTGTTTTTGAACGCTTTTGGCGGGCAGATCGCTCTCGAAGTCGATACTCTGGCGGCAGTGGCATAGGACTGGCGATCGTGCGGCGTTTAGTAGAATTACAAAATGGTCAGATCGAAGTAGAAAGCGAATTAGGTAAGGGCACTATTTTTCGTTTTTGTCTGCCAGTTGCTTAA
- a CDS encoding 3'-5' exonuclease produces MSQIEICLIIDTETDGDKDHPKVIEVGAVLYSVTGQCMLSCGSSLITTDADINQAYWINKIPIEATHLCPQQQNYFLNWLQAAYVSADAIIAHNANFDKELITALTWAKKWDKLWLCTYKDFELFPEQYNGKRDLISLSQFYGIGISCTHRAIDDCLLLKEVFNRVQNLPEHFRIAQLPLVEAIAPRKIEGSDNEAVLSHGFKWDKDTHALVKKDRSETFDFPVIPYSSERKKFKALVSFDDRQKAADWGFVWKGETKTWWRFANPYAIDFFPFPVAELHPDPEQESLISA; encoded by the coding sequence ATGTCACAAATTGAAATTTGCCTAATAATAGATACAGAAACCGATGGAGATAAAGACCATCCAAAGGTAATAGAAGTCGGGGCGGTTTTGTACTCGGTAACGGGACAATGTATGCTCAGTTGTGGCTCCTCGCTAATAACCACGGATGCAGATATCAACCAAGCGTATTGGATTAATAAAATTCCTATTGAAGCGACTCATCTTTGCCCACAGCAGCAAAATTATTTCCTCAATTGGTTACAGGCCGCTTATGTTTCTGCTGATGCTATTATTGCCCATAATGCTAACTTTGATAAAGAATTAATTACAGCCTTGACATGGGCAAAAAAATGGGATAAACTTTGGCTATGTACTTATAAAGATTTTGAACTATTTCCTGAACAATATAACGGCAAAAGAGACTTAATTAGTCTCTCTCAATTCTACGGGATTGGAATCAGTTGCACTCACCGAGCCATAGATGATTGCTTACTCTTAAAAGAGGTTTTTAACCGAGTCCAAAATTTACCCGAACATTTTCGGATCGCGCAACTGCCATTAGTGGAAGCGATCGCACCCAGAAAAATAGAAGGGTCCGATAATGAAGCGGTCTTGAGTCATGGTTTTAAATGGGATAAAGACACACACGCGCTCGTGAAAAAGGATAGAAGCGAAACCTTTGATTTTCCGGTCATTCCCTATTCATCAGAAAGAAAGAAGTTTAAAGCACTGGTAAGCTTCGATGACAGACAAAAAGCTGCTGATTGGGGATTTGTCTGGAAAGGGGAAACAAAGACTTGGTGGCGCTTCGCCAACCCATACGCCATAGATTTCTTCCCCTTCCCGGTTGCCGAACTGCATCCTGACCCAGAACAAGAAAGTTTAATTTCTGCATAG
- a CDS encoding DNA-binding domain-containing protein, whose product MNLLSENVLIESATARNNQLGLISPERAQSILLNVKSLYFSLWRGTGISTTEQLADFFEVQSTATIRKVYQRHKDEFDADGVKTIRGKDLKDVRDRVSLTSTSSNVTLWTPRGALRLAMLLTDSEVAKLVRTSLLNAVEKVIPAQTQEIEKLKLELELAKTQERLLMTTQAIATLHGSEMVALILGKPEAIITKTERVETLIPVDQYGRAVSKYEGVGITYLAKRYGFGKNTKACYHWLATIGVSDEQWLIEPALVKSKKLPRDLLPWLDKQYANKKGTRQMLLGELDNPND is encoded by the coding sequence ATGAATTTACTCAGTGAAAACGTACTCATTGAGTCAGCAACGGCTCGGAACAATCAACTCGGCTTAATTTCGCCTGAACGTGCCCAATCAATTTTACTCAACGTTAAGTCTTTATACTTTTCTCTTTGGCGAGGCACAGGCATAAGCACTACTGAACAGTTAGCTGATTTTTTTGAGGTTCAATCTACTGCCACTATCCGAAAAGTCTATCAGCGTCACAAAGATGAATTTGATGCAGATGGGGTAAAGACTATACGGGGTAAAGATTTAAAGGATGTGCGTGACAGAGTGTCACTCACTTCAACATCTTCTAATGTAACTTTATGGACACCTCGCGGTGCGTTAAGATTGGCGATGTTGCTTACCGATTCAGAAGTAGCTAAACTTGTCCGAACATCTTTATTGAATGCTGTTGAAAAAGTCATTCCCGCCCAAACCCAAGAAATTGAAAAACTAAAGCTAGAACTAGAGTTAGCGAAAACTCAGGAACGGTTACTCATGACCACTCAAGCTATAGCTACTCTACACGGAAGTGAAATGGTCGCTTTAATCTTAGGCAAACCTGAAGCCATCATCACCAAAACCGAAAGGGTCGAAACCTTAATACCAGTTGATCAATATGGTAGAGCGGTTTCTAAATATGAGGGAGTAGGAATTACTTATTTGGCCAAGCGATATGGTTTTGGAAAGAACACAAAGGCTTGCTATCACTGGTTGGCCACCATAGGCGTTAGTGACGAGCAATGGTTAATCGAACCAGCTTTAGTTAAATCCAAAAAATTGCCTCGTGATCTTCTGCCCTGGCTCGATAAACAGTATGCCAATAAAAAAGGAACTAGACAAATGCTTTTGGGGGAATTGGACAACCCCAACGATTAA
- a CDS encoding IS5 family transposase (programmed frameshift), translated as MYPSDLSDAEWELLAPLIPAAKSGGHPRTTDIRQVCNAIYYHLKTGCQWRYLPKNFPPPSTVYSYYRKWVKKGVWEKINHTLRQMVRQQVGKSPQSSVIIADSQSVETTGKKGDVYGFDGGKKVKGRKRQLLVDSLGLILKVIVAEAHGQERVLAATAVMELLEENPKLLEKVALMWVDAGYSGDKFALAIWLMIQARVEVIKRSDKKFKVLPKRWIVERTFGWFNWYRRLSKDYEKLSEMSEAAIYAVMTRIMLRRLVS; from the exons TTGTATCCAAGTGATTTATCTGATGCCGAATGGGAATTGCTTGCCCCACTTATTCCAGCCGCTAAATCCGGGGGACATCCGCGTACTACAGATATTAGACAAGTCTGTAATGCGATATATTATCATTTGAAGACCGGATGCCAATGGAGATATTTACCCAAAAATTTTCCTCCTCCCTCCACAGTCTATAGTTATTATCGCAAATGGGTCAAAAAGGGGGTTTGGGAAAAAATCAATCACACCCTCCGGCAGATGGTTCGTCAACAGGTAGGGAAATCTCCGCAAAGTAGTGTAATCATAGCAGACAGCCAATCGGTGGAAACAACCG GAAAAAAGGGGGATGTGTATGGCTTTGACGGTGGAAAAAAAGTCAAAGGCCGAAAAAGGCAATTATTAGTTGATAGTTTAGGATTAATCTTGAAAGTAATTGTAGCTGAAGCTCATGGTCAAGAAAGAGTCTTAGCGGCGACGGCGGTAATGGAACTATTAGAAGAAAATCCCAAACTGCTTGAAAAAGTGGCTTTAATGTGGGTAGATGCTGGTTATAGTGGTGATAAATTTGCTCTGGCTATTTGGTTGATGATTCAAGCAAGAGTAGAAGTAATAAAGCGTTCAGACAAAAAATTTAAAGTTTTACCGAAAAGATGGATTGTGGAACGAACGTTCGGCTGGTTTAACTGGTATCGTCGTTTGAGTAAAGATTATGAAAAATTATCAGAAATGAGTGAAGCCGCTATTTATGCAGTTATGACAAGGATAATGTTGCGTCGCCTCGTTTCTTAA
- a CDS encoding helix-turn-helix transcriptional regulator produces the protein MSKIAILREKAGLTQRELADKVGVTETTIRNYEKGRSVLEWIERVIRLCDALECAPNELIEYLEADQTGDNGNSH, from the coding sequence GTGAGTAAAATAGCTATACTTCGTGAAAAAGCGGGGCTAACTCAGCGAGAGTTAGCCGATAAAGTTGGTGTAACTGAAACCACCATTAGAAATTATGAAAAAGGCCGTAGCGTTCTTGAATGGATAGAAAGAGTAATTCGTTTATGTGATGCTCTTGAATGCGCCCCTAATGAGTTAATTGAGTATCTTGAAGCCGATCAAACTGGAGACAACGGTAACTCACATTAA